From Gammaproteobacteria bacterium, a single genomic window includes:
- a CDS encoding BrnT family toxin has protein sequence MLIGRIDGRHWSAVVTYRDGNIRIISVRRSRKEEVELNES, from the coding sequence CTGTTGATCGGCCGCATCGACGGCAGGCACTGGTCGGCCGTTGTGACCTACCGCGATGGGAATATCCGCATCATTTCGGTTCGGCGCTCGCGCAAAGAGGAGGTTGAGTTGAATGAAAGCTAA